One Pseudorasbora parva isolate DD20220531a chromosome 4, ASM2467924v1, whole genome shotgun sequence genomic region harbors:
- the LOC137074185 gene encoding small integral membrane protein 11-like, translating into MINWRALDNVPLLLYILAAKTLLLCLAFAGAKIYQSRKADAALKQQMEMKKKLAQQTQELIDSKKDD; encoded by the exons ATGATCAACTGGCGG GCTTTGGACAATGTGCCGTTGCTGCTGTACATCCTGGCGGCGAAGACGCTGCTGCTGTGTCTGGCGTTTGCTGGAGCAAAGATCTACCAGAGCAGGAAAGCAGATGCTGCTCTGAAACAGCAGATGGAGATGAAGAAGAAACTCGCACAGCAAACGCAGGAGCTCATCGACAGCAAGAAGGACGACTGA